A portion of the Mycobacterium paraseoulense genome contains these proteins:
- a CDS encoding transglycosylase produces the protein MHAVAVLARGHGLFAGEATVVRVDNTQQHGEVRTDGLPGAAAQRSTNMRNDLHRSTDTDRTLARIMAMAHKDHAQARAATRAVLEDALADTTTADTPMARREAMARMAARLRAQHRHIVNSRRRARILALRVRRLRYRQRRTAMRGDHGSGRAAVAAAIRKALDIKGIHDPAARARWERGMDLVARRESNYNANAVNDSDSNAARGTPSKGAWQFIAPTFAAYHQPGTSRDINDLVAQACAFINYAMGRYGVAVDASNLADLIQQADPRRSPKGY, from the coding sequence ATGCATGCGGTGGCGGTCTTGGCCCGCGGCCACGGTCTGTTCGCCGGTGAGGCGACCGTCGTCCGGGTCGACAACACGCAGCAACACGGCGAAGTGAGAACCGACGGCCTCCCCGGCGCGGCAGCGCAAAGGTCGACGAACATGCGGAACGACCTCCACCGGTCCACCGACACCGACCGCACGCTGGCACGCATCATGGCGATGGCGCACAAGGATCACGCGCAAGCAAGGGCTGCCACCAGGGCAGTACTCGAAGACGCGTTGGCCGACACGACGACCGCCGACACCCCGATGGCGCGGCGCGAGGCGATGGCCCGGATGGCGGCGAGGCTGCGCGCGCAGCATCGGCACATCGTGAACTCGCGCCGGCGGGCGCGAATCCTGGCGCTGCGAGTGCGGCGGCTGCGCTACCGGCAGAGGCGGACGGCGATGCGAGGCGACCACGGCAGCGGGCGGGCGGCGGTTGCGGCGGCGATCCGTAAAGCCTTGGACATCAAGGGCATTCACGACCCGGCGGCGCGGGCCCGCTGGGAGCGGGGCATGGATCTGGTGGCCCGCCGCGAATCCAACTACAACGCCAACGCGGTCAACGACTCGGACTCCAACGCGGCACGGGGCACACCCAGCAAGGGCGCCTGGCAGTTCATCGCGCCCACGTTCGCGGCCTATCACCAGCCGGGAACCTCCCGCGACATCAACGATCTGGTGGCGCAGGCCTGCGCGTTCATCAACTATGCGATGGGCCGCTACGGCGTCGCGGTTGACGCGTCGAATCTGGCTGATCTGATTCAGCAGGCCGATCCTCGGCGATCACCTAAGGGGTATTGA
- a CDS encoding putative alpha/beta hydrolase, which translates to MHLRYISKGALIMFAGGDPWKINQTFQSGQPAQISNLAQAFHDAGRSTSEAEAAFHQARDRFDKAWIHDSGENPINTSAEVQRATKSLGAQAAQLPKIAADLEKVAAALAEAQRFGRGEISALEGQLEGLDDQIGEAVELEKSPALNQSERQLLDHYIDGLEKHAIDDTKASLNRVTQIRDQYSRQLHASMANLHKQDGYDPPVQALDGDIPETPPQNAEERCRNQIEAFKQVFGREPTAPADWETAAALDPQTYDPKFKGDKSEIRVVKIRPVPGQGVVRVSQWIAQRDVTSFPPWKRDLGNNRGPNPNFDPEDTKVTTYIDYENGVVVLRQNPSVEENSTGGPGQVKVGIPKGSVTQLPDGSVRVKYDAGNPFAPGITSDPTGPFAGHTVTVNGDLVFTPGSGGVQVNGTRTDYPSLEVYQDLPNGGTRTVLIDPAQSGRSWGPAFNLPGHHDVGPLGGKAFTPFDAGGWNPKYDVPAPLPATDFGPVTDIPSVPPLPTGSAVPA; encoded by the coding sequence GTGCATCTCCGATACATAAGCAAGGGCGCACTCATCATGTTCGCCGGCGGAGATCCGTGGAAGATCAACCAGACGTTCCAGAGCGGTCAGCCAGCCCAGATTTCGAACCTTGCACAAGCGTTTCATGACGCAGGCCGGTCCACGAGTGAAGCCGAGGCAGCATTCCATCAGGCACGTGATCGGTTCGACAAGGCCTGGATTCACGATAGTGGCGAGAATCCGATCAACACCTCCGCCGAGGTGCAGCGGGCCACCAAGTCACTCGGGGCGCAAGCTGCTCAATTGCCCAAGATCGCCGCCGATCTGGAGAAGGTCGCCGCCGCACTCGCCGAGGCTCAACGTTTCGGGCGAGGCGAAATCTCCGCGCTGGAAGGACAGCTAGAAGGTCTTGACGACCAGATTGGTGAAGCCGTCGAACTGGAGAAAAGCCCCGCCCTGAACCAATCGGAAAGGCAGCTCCTAGATCACTACATCGACGGGCTTGAGAAGCACGCGATCGACGACACCAAGGCGTCGCTGAACAGGGTGACACAAATCCGCGATCAATATTCTCGGCAGCTGCACGCGTCGATGGCCAACCTTCATAAGCAAGACGGATACGATCCGCCAGTCCAGGCCCTGGACGGTGACATCCCCGAAACGCCTCCGCAGAATGCCGAGGAACGCTGTCGGAACCAGATCGAGGCGTTCAAGCAGGTCTTTGGTCGCGAACCGACCGCGCCGGCCGATTGGGAGACCGCGGCAGCTTTGGATCCGCAAACCTACGACCCGAAGTTCAAGGGCGACAAATCGGAGATCCGAGTGGTGAAGATTCGCCCCGTGCCAGGGCAGGGAGTAGTCCGCGTCTCGCAGTGGATCGCCCAACGGGACGTGACGAGCTTTCCGCCGTGGAAGCGCGACCTTGGGAACAACCGAGGGCCGAATCCCAATTTCGATCCCGAAGACACCAAGGTAACGACCTACATCGACTACGAAAACGGCGTCGTCGTTCTAAGGCAGAATCCTTCAGTTGAGGAAAACTCGACCGGCGGGCCGGGCCAGGTAAAGGTCGGCATACCCAAAGGCAGCGTGACGCAACTTCCGGATGGATCGGTCCGGGTGAAATACGACGCGGGCAACCCTTTCGCGCCGGGAATTACCTCAGATCCCACAGGGCCTTTTGCGGGCCATACAGTTACGGTCAACGGCGACCTCGTTTTCACGCCCGGGTCGGGAGGTGTCCAAGTCAACGGAACGCGCACTGACTACCCGTCATTGGAGGTGTATCAGGACTTGCCCAATGGGGGCACCCGCACAGTACTGATCGACCCTGCCCAGTCAGGTCGATCATGGGGGCCGGCTTTCAACCTGCCCGGCCACCATGACGTAGGTCCGCTCGGCGGTAAGGCGTTCACGCCGTTCGACGCCGGCGGATGGAATCCGAAATACGATGTGCCAGCTCCCTTGCCGGCTACCGATTTTGGCCCAGTCACCGACATACCGTCGGTACCTCCCTTACCCACGGGCAGCGCAGTTCCCGCGTGA
- a CDS encoding DUF2563 family protein, with translation MFVDTALLHSGGNDSHRAGGHAQEGADQLARGPLASGMFGDFAAADSFHGAVTAAHTKHVQNLQGHQQALTDVGAKAHVAARGFTSMDQQNAGELQAVRPSANGSTPRV, from the coding sequence ATGTTCGTCGACACAGCACTGCTGCACTCCGGGGGCAACGATTCGCATCGTGCGGGCGGGCACGCCCAAGAGGGAGCCGACCAACTCGCGCGCGGACCGCTGGCATCGGGAATGTTCGGTGACTTCGCCGCGGCCGATTCGTTCCACGGGGCCGTCACCGCCGCTCACACGAAGCATGTGCAGAATCTGCAGGGGCACCAGCAGGCGCTGACCGACGTCGGCGCGAAGGCGCACGTTGCGGCTCGAGGATTCACGAGCATGGACCAGCAGAACGCCGGCGAACTGCAGGCGGTGCGGCCGAGCGCAAACGGCTCTACGCCGCGAGTTTGA
- a CDS encoding NUDIX hydrolase, with the protein MSDGEQHKPRRRRGRRRGRGAASSTENQTNGQAPADSTATKSRRSRSPRRGPDRLRTVHETSAGGLVIDGLDGPRDSQVAVLIGRVDRRGRMLWSLPKGHIEQGETAEQTAIREVAEETGIRGSVLAALGRIDYWFVTDGRRVHKTVHHYLMRFSGGELSDEDLEVAEVAWVPIHELPSKLAYADERRLARVADELIDKLQNDGPAALPPLPPTSPRRRPQTHSRTRHADKPATGRKNGHGPGP; encoded by the coding sequence GTGTCGGACGGCGAACAACACAAGCCACGTCGACGCCGGGGGCGGCGGCGCGGTCGTGGCGCTGCGAGTTCGACCGAGAACCAGACGAACGGCCAAGCGCCCGCCGACTCGACGGCGACGAAGTCGCGCCGATCCCGTTCGCCTCGCCGCGGACCGGACCGGCTGCGCACCGTGCACGAAACCTCCGCCGGCGGGCTGGTCATCGACGGCCTCGACGGCCCGCGCGACTCCCAGGTCGCCGTGCTGATCGGCCGCGTCGACCGGCGGGGGCGGATGCTGTGGTCGCTGCCCAAGGGGCACATCGAACAGGGTGAGACCGCCGAACAGACCGCTATAAGAGAGGTCGCCGAAGAGACCGGCATCCGCGGCAGCGTGCTGGCGGCGCTGGGCCGCATCGACTACTGGTTCGTCACCGACGGCCGCCGGGTCCACAAGACCGTGCACCACTATTTGATGCGCTTCTCCGGCGGCGAGTTGTCCGACGAGGACCTCGAAGTGGCCGAGGTGGCCTGGGTGCCGATCCACGAGCTGCCGTCCAAGCTGGCCTACGCCGACGAACGCCGGCTCGCCCGTGTCGCCGACGAGCTGATCGACAAGCTGCAGAACGACGGCCCGGCCGCGTTGCCGCCGCTGCCGCCCACCTCTCCGCGGCGCCGCCCGCAAACGCACTCCCGCACCCGGCACGCCGACAAGCCGGCCACCGGCCGCAAGAACGGCCACGGGCCAGGGCCGTGA
- the eccB gene encoding type VII secretion protein EccB: MPLSLSNRDQNSGHLFYNRRLRAATTRFSVRMKHDDRKQTAALVLSILLVAIAAGWMMLLNVLKPTGAVGQSAIIGDRDSGAIYARIDGRLYPALNLTSARLATGTANPPTWVKRSEIAKYPTGPLIGIPGAPAAMPVNRGAISAWAVCDTAGRPRSGEKPVVTSIAGTLDGGGRASPLADDAGVLVTFEGNTYVIWGGKRSQIDPASRAITLSLGLDPGVTSPVEISRALYDGLPATEPLRVPDVPQAGAPSTWVSGSQVGAVLQAQTAGGGKQFYVLLPDGVQKITSFVADLLRSANSYGSTAPRVVTPDVLVNIPQVNSLAVDYYPTKRLNFIDTAANPTTCVSWEKGSTDPQARVVIYNGRGLPVYSYLDDRIVHLVRDDRNPGSVVANQVLVLPGAANFVTSTSGVITSDSRESLFWVSDNGVRFGIAANDDTMRALGLDAASAVQAPWPLLRTFAAGPALSREAALVARDTVPALGRAAVVTTSAKAGG; the protein is encoded by the coding sequence ATGCCGCTGAGTTTGTCGAATCGCGACCAGAACTCCGGTCACCTGTTCTACAACCGACGGCTGCGCGCGGCGACCACGCGATTCTCGGTGCGCATGAAGCACGACGACCGCAAGCAGACCGCCGCCCTGGTGTTGTCGATCCTGCTGGTGGCCATCGCCGCCGGGTGGATGATGCTGCTGAACGTCCTGAAACCGACTGGGGCAGTTGGTCAATCGGCGATCATCGGAGACCGCGATTCGGGCGCGATCTACGCCCGGATCGACGGCCGCCTGTATCCGGCCCTGAACTTGACGTCGGCGCGGCTGGCCACCGGGACGGCGAATCCGCCGACGTGGGTGAAGCGCAGCGAGATCGCGAAGTACCCGACCGGGCCGCTGATCGGCATCCCGGGGGCGCCGGCGGCGATGCCGGTGAACCGGGGCGCGATCTCGGCGTGGGCGGTGTGCGATACCGCCGGGCGCCCGCGCAGCGGGGAGAAGCCGGTCGTCACGTCAATCGCCGGCACACTCGACGGCGGCGGCCGCGCGTCGCCGCTGGCCGACGACGCCGGTGTGCTCGTGACCTTCGAGGGCAACACGTACGTCATCTGGGGCGGCAAACGCTCGCAAATCGATCCGGCCAGCAGAGCGATCACCCTGAGTCTCGGGCTGGACCCCGGAGTGACCTCGCCCGTTGAGATTTCGCGCGCGCTCTACGACGGGCTGCCCGCTACCGAGCCGCTGCGCGTCCCGGACGTCCCCCAGGCGGGCGCGCCGTCGACCTGGGTCTCCGGCTCGCAGGTGGGCGCCGTGCTGCAGGCCCAGACCGCCGGCGGTGGCAAACAGTTCTACGTGCTGCTGCCCGACGGCGTGCAGAAGATCACCAGCTTCGTCGCGGACCTGCTCCGCAGCGCGAACTCCTACGGGTCGACGGCGCCGCGCGTGGTGACCCCCGACGTGCTGGTCAACATTCCCCAGGTGAACTCGCTGGCGGTGGACTACTACCCGACGAAGCGGCTGAATTTCATTGACACGGCGGCGAATCCGACCACCTGCGTCAGCTGGGAGAAGGGCTCGACGGACCCGCAGGCCCGCGTGGTCATCTACAACGGACGGGGCCTGCCGGTGTACTCCTACCTCGACGACCGGATCGTGCACCTGGTGCGCGACGACCGCAACCCGGGCTCGGTGGTCGCCAACCAGGTGCTGGTGCTGCCGGGGGCGGCCAACTTCGTCACCTCGACCAGCGGGGTGATCACCTCGGATTCCCGCGAGTCGTTGTTCTGGGTGTCCGACAACGGCGTTCGGTTCGGCATCGCCGCCAACGACGACACCATGCGCGCGCTCGGCCTCGATGCGGCCTCGGCCGTCCAGGCGCCGTGGCCGTTGCTGCGCACGTTCGCCGCGGGCCCGGCGTTGTCGCGGGAGGCAGCGCTCGTGGCGCGTGACACCGTGCCGGCACTCGGTCGGGCGGCGGTGGTCACGACATCGGCGAAGGCGGGAGGCTAG
- a CDS encoding DUF5631 domain-containing protein: MVGASAASAATGATAGAVSSRAAEQQRLQRLVDAVARQEPRLSWAAGLRDDGSTTLLVTDLAAGWVPPHVKLPAHVTLLEPAPRRRDASAVDLLGAVVCAAAHEHNTYVGEPDPEAPVLSGDRPARSASPQVDELGPALVEAVRRRDGLPRIAQAIAAPAVRHTGVLETEIELLRTCIADIQNSVLTAYPNHDPAAVGDWMLLATIEAMIDGHEYLANYHMAWFDVIGHLPGA, encoded by the coding sequence ATGGTCGGTGCATCAGCGGCGTCGGCGGCAACAGGCGCGACCGCCGGCGCGGTATCCAGTAGGGCGGCCGAACAGCAACGCCTGCAGCGGCTCGTCGATGCGGTGGCCCGACAGGAGCCGCGACTTTCGTGGGCTGCCGGATTGCGGGACGACGGCAGCACCACTTTGCTGGTCACCGACCTCGCTGCCGGGTGGGTCCCGCCCCACGTCAAACTGCCAGCCCACGTAACGCTGCTCGAGCCAGCCCCGCGCCGACGAGATGCAAGCGCGGTGGACTTGCTGGGGGCCGTCGTCTGCGCCGCTGCCCACGAGCACAACACGTATGTCGGCGAACCGGACCCCGAAGCTCCTGTGCTGAGCGGTGATCGACCGGCGCGGTCGGCCTCGCCCCAGGTAGACGAACTCGGACCAGCTTTGGTCGAAGCTGTGCGCCGTCGCGATGGTTTGCCGCGAATTGCGCAGGCGATCGCGGCGCCAGCCGTCCGGCATACCGGCGTACTCGAAACCGAAATTGAGCTCTTGCGTACTTGCATCGCTGATATTCAGAATTCGGTTCTTACGGCATACCCAAATCATGACCCGGCCGCCGTGGGGGATTGGATGCTGCTCGCGACAATCGAGGCGATGATAGATGGGCACGAGTATCTCGCGAATTACCACATGGCCTGGTTCGACGTCATCGGCCACCTCCCCGGCGCCTAG
- a CDS encoding CCA tRNA nucleotidyltransferase, producing MSEADVELLAAAAVALNQHAPMLRELGSAFDAAGHELYLVGGSVRDALLGRLSPDLDFTTDARPEQVQQLLRRWADSLWDTGIEFGTVGVGKGGHRLEITTFRADAYDQVSRKPAVQYGERLDDDLVRRDFTANAMAVRITPDGPGEFLDPLGGLAALRDRVLDTPAAPEVSFGDDPLRMLRAARFVSQLDLAVAPRVRDAIEAMAPELGRISAERVAAELDKLLLGDDPVSGIDLLVQTGMGEVVLPEVGGMQMAIDEHHQHKDVYQHSLTVLRQAIALEDDGPDLVLRWAALLHDIGKPATRRHEANGGVSFHHHEVVGAKMARKRLRALKYSKQMVEDVSQLVYLHLRFHGYGEGRWTDSAVRRYVTDAGPLLPRLHKLVRADCTTRNKRRAARLQASYDRLEARIAELAAQEDLARVRPDLDGNQIMKLLDIPAGPQVGEAWRFLKELRLERGPLTAEEATAELLDWWRSRGNP from the coding sequence GTGTCCGAAGCCGATGTCGAGCTGCTTGCCGCCGCTGCGGTAGCCCTGAATCAACACGCGCCCATGCTGCGCGAGCTGGGGTCGGCGTTCGATGCCGCGGGCCATGAGCTGTACCTCGTCGGCGGTTCGGTGCGAGATGCGCTGTTGGGCAGGTTGAGTCCGGATTTGGACTTCACCACCGACGCCCGCCCCGAGCAGGTTCAACAACTCTTGCGGCGCTGGGCCGACAGTTTGTGGGACACCGGCATCGAGTTCGGCACCGTCGGTGTCGGCAAGGGCGGCCACCGCTTGGAAATCACCACCTTTCGGGCTGACGCCTACGACCAGGTGTCCCGCAAACCGGCGGTGCAGTACGGCGAGCGCCTCGACGACGACCTGGTGCGGCGAGATTTCACGGCCAACGCGATGGCCGTGCGCATCACGCCGGACGGACCGGGCGAATTCCTCGATCCCCTGGGCGGTTTGGCGGCCCTACGTGATCGGGTGCTCGACACCCCGGCCGCGCCGGAGGTGTCCTTCGGCGACGACCCGCTGCGGATGCTGCGCGCGGCGCGGTTCGTCTCGCAGCTCGACTTGGCCGTCGCGCCGCGGGTGCGCGACGCGATCGAGGCGATGGCGCCCGAGTTGGGGCGGATCAGCGCCGAGCGGGTGGCCGCCGAGTTGGACAAACTTCTGCTCGGCGACGACCCGGTGTCCGGCATCGACCTGTTGGTGCAGACCGGCATGGGCGAGGTGGTGCTGCCCGAGGTCGGCGGCATGCAGATGGCCATCGACGAACACCACCAGCACAAGGACGTCTATCAGCATTCGCTGACGGTGCTGCGACAGGCGATCGCGCTGGAAGACGACGGCCCGGATCTGGTGCTGCGCTGGGCCGCGCTGCTGCATGACATCGGCAAGCCCGCGACCAGGCGCCACGAAGCCAACGGCGGCGTGAGCTTTCACCACCACGAGGTGGTCGGCGCCAAGATGGCGCGAAAGCGGTTGCGGGCGTTGAAGTATTCCAAGCAGATGGTCGAAGACGTCTCGCAGCTGGTGTATCTGCATCTGCGGTTTCACGGGTACGGCGAGGGGAGGTGGACCGATTCCGCGGTGCGCCGCTACGTCACCGACGCCGGGCCGCTGTTGCCGCGGCTGCACAAGCTGGTGCGGGCCGATTGCACCACCCGCAACAAGCGCCGGGCCGCGCGGCTGCAGGCGAGCTACGACCGGCTGGAGGCGCGCATCGCCGAGCTGGCCGCCCAAGAGGATTTGGCGCGCGTGCGTCCGGATTTGGACGGCAACCAGATCATGAAACTGCTCGACATCCCCGCCGGCCCGCAAGTCGGCGAGGCGTGGCGCTTCCTCAAAGAGCTGCGATTGGAGCGCGGGCCGCTGACGGCCGAGGAGGCCACCGCGGAACTGCTGGACTGGTGGCGCTCGCGCGGGAACCCGTAA
- a CDS encoding pullulanase, giving the protein MDYCMSGDDGTAAMWHRDLDMDLDGDGRLDAFGLDFDGDGLHDDALADLDGDGIADHAVLDLDNDGTPEAYFTDDGSGTWGVATEQGRQLRWFGLDGVEHTGGPLVDFDGHGGVNDRLFDLDGDGVADRVLCTDEDGVTGYVDTDGDGKWNVRLSDADGDGLADGANAL; this is encoded by the coding sequence GTGGATTACTGCATGAGTGGGGACGACGGCACGGCGGCGATGTGGCACCGCGACCTCGACATGGACCTTGACGGCGACGGCCGGCTCGATGCGTTCGGTCTGGACTTCGATGGTGACGGCCTGCACGACGACGCGCTCGCGGACCTCGACGGCGACGGCATCGCCGATCACGCGGTGCTCGACCTCGACAACGACGGCACTCCCGAGGCGTACTTCACCGACGACGGATCCGGGACGTGGGGGGTAGCCACCGAGCAGGGCCGGCAACTGCGCTGGTTCGGACTCGACGGCGTGGAGCACACCGGCGGCCCGTTGGTCGACTTCGACGGCCACGGCGGCGTCAATGATCGACTCTTTGATCTCGACGGCGACGGTGTCGCCGATCGGGTGCTGTGCACCGACGAGGACGGCGTCACCGGGTACGTCGACACCGACGGCGACGGCAAGTGGAACGTGCGGCTGAGTGATGCGGACGGGGACGGTCTTGCCGACGGTGCAAACGCGTTGTGA